The Clostridium cylindrosporum DSM 605 genomic interval GTAAGAAGTGGTGATGAACTTAGTAGTTACACAAAGCCTATAAAACTAGGTGTAACAGGACAAACCTATATGCTAAGTACTGAGGGAACACTGATTGCAGACAATAACTCAGAGCTTGTTTTATCCCAAAATAATAACATTAAAAACCTAGAAAAAGACCCATCTCTTAATGATGTTGTAGACATAGAAAAGAAAATGATTGCAGGAGAAACTGGCGTAGGCAGATTCGTAAAAAATGGCATTGAAGAATATGTTGGGTATGCCCCTATCAAAACCGCTGGATGGTCTATTGCAACAGTTATTGAGTCAAGTGAACTACTTGGTGAGTTAAACAAACTAAACATAAGTATAGGTATAGTGTCTATAATCTTCTTAGCACTTGGTACACTACTTGCTTATGTTATATCAAGTTCTATTTCAAAACCTATAAACGCATCTGTTAATGAACTATCACTTATAGCAGATGGTGACTTAACAGGAACTATTCCTGATAAGCTTCTTAATAGAAAAGATGAAATAGGAAAAATGGTTAAGGCAATTGATACTATGAAACACTCTATTCTATCAATGCTTGATGATATAAAAATAAGTTCTATTAACATTAATGACCAAACTGAGCAGCTACACATTGTATCTAAGGAACTTATGGCTTCAAGCGAAAATATCAGTATTGCAACTAGTGACGTAGCTAAAGGCAATACTGAACAAGCTGGTGATTTAATCGACATAACACAAATTGTTGAAGCATTTAGTTCAAAGCTTGATGAAATGACTACTTTAATAAAGGATGTAGACAAAAACACAACAAACATAAAGGATATGGCTGATAGTAGCAGCGTAGACATGGATAACGTTGTTAACTCAGTTAAAAATGTTAATGAGGCATTTAAGGATCTTATTAATAAAACACAAAATGTTGAAATTAATGTAGTAAAAATAAATGAAATAACAAACCTTATAAACAGCATCTCTGAGCAAACCAACCTACTTGCCCTTAATGCAGCAATCGAAGCTGCTAGAGCCGGTGAATCAGGCAGAGGCTTCTCAGTGGTTGCAGATGAAATAAGAAAACTTGCAGAACAAAGCAAGGCTTCATCAATTAATATCTCTAAAATAGTAATGGAAATATCTAAGGACACAGACCTTATGGTTAAAACTACAAACACGGTTAATGAAGAAATAAACACCCAAGAAGGTAGCATAAGTACAGCCATAAAGTCCTTTGAACTAATTACAGACGCTGTAAAGGAGATAACCCCTAAGATGGATGCTGCAACATCATCTGTTATTGAATTAAACGTAAGTAAGGAAACAATCCTAGAAAAGGTAGAAGGCGCATCAGGAATCGCACAGGAAGTATCAGCCTCATCTGAGGAAATTGCTGCTTCAACTGGAGAAATGGGACAATCAGCTAAAAACATTGCTGACTCATTAAATAACTTAACAGATTCAAGTCAAAAACTTATGGATAATGTGAATAGATTTAAGATGTAATAGAAAATCCCTAGTTGATGTATTCAGCTAGGGTTTTTTATGTGAGGTTAGGTGTCTTGCAAGGATGTGTTGTCTCCGCCTAATCCGACGAGACCTTCAAACAGATCTTCTAATATGTATAAATCTTCTTAAACTAAGTGCGGCGCAAACTCGCTTCGCTCAAACATGCTTCCTTACTAAGTTTAATAACATTTATACATATAAGAATCTCTAGTTTTTGGCTCTATTGTTTTAGTCGCAGACAACACATCCTTGCAAAGAAACTTTCCCCACATAACAAAACACTTGCTTTAATCACAATAAGAGATATTAGGGGGATTGGAATCTTTTATATATCTATATTTTGATGAAGTTATCGATTAAAGTATTCGTTCTTGACTATTACTTTATGTTTTTATTTTAATAGAGTAATTTTATGAACAAGTGAAGTTCTTGTTAAATTATCATTATATTTACGCCTCTGCTATGACACTGAAAAATAATAATCTCTTTTAATCACTTTTCATAACCCTACACACAGTTAAAATAATAGCTCCTATCATAGCTACTAAATATATACTTCTAGATGCAAGTCCCATTGGATATAATGCTCCCAAAAGTATTAATAAAACCCCTAAATATGATCCATAGTCAAGGAATTTATTTTTCATATAATATTTCCTCCCCTATCTATTTTCATTCATATACATATTATACTAAAACCCTCTCTCAAAAGTGAAATTAAACATTGTTATATAGGGATAGTTTCTTTGCAAATAGTGTATCCTAGGGTTAAACCATAGAGGCAAGAGCTAGAAATTCTTATCCTTATAAATGCTCTAAGACTTAGTTCGGCAGCATGTTTGAGCGAAGCGAGTTTGCGTCGATCTTAGTCTCAGAGCATTTGTGGGGATTAGAAGTTCTTCTCGAAGATCTCGTCGGTTTAATCCTAGGCTACACTACTGCAAGGCGCACCACCCTCCCAATGTATATTTCATCCTCAATTCTGTAAAAATAGTATAAGGTGATGTATATGAAATTAATCTTTTTATCTTTAAGAGCAGGTTCTTATATTATTGATATTATATTTTACACAGCATGTGTATACATATTAGGAGGTTTGTCCTACTACTCTATTATTTTAAGTCTTCTTATCCTTTTTACATATAGGATTATTACAAGCTGTCTTTTAGGGGCTACTTTAGGTATGAAGGTTTTAGGACTTTCTTTAAGTAGACATGATTTTAAGACAGTTCTTAAGAGGGAACTTTATAGAATAGCTTCAAGACCTTTTTATATAGGTTATTTATTTGCCCTAGGTGGAGACCACTCTCAATGTCTCCATGATAAGATGGCAGGTGTTAAAATCATCTATATATCTAGAAAAAAAAGGCATGATAAAAAGCCTCATGATAAGTCTATTAATGACTCTAGACTTCCCTTAAAGAAGCCCTCATCCTATATGTTGATACTAACGGTCCTACTAACTGTACTCTCTATAGGAAACTTTACTACTAAGTTTCTTATGAATCATGTAGGTATGATTGGATTTACTAAGAAGTATACTTCAAGTGAGTATTATAACAATCTTGATTCTGATTTAAATACTATAAAAAGCCAAGAGGGACTTTTTAAGTCAACTATAGGTATGAAGTTTACTGAAGTTATAACCATAGGCTCCCGTGACACCCTTATTAAAATTTCTCCTAAGGACAGTACAACTGAGGTGTATATGATGAAACCAAGGGGCAAGGATATAATCGGTGAATATTTGTACACTCTACCCTACAAGGCTGAGTATATCGATACTGTAAGCTTAAATGGAAAAAAGCTTCTTACATACCTTACTAAGGATAAGAAGCTTCATATAGTAGATAGTTACGGCAATATAATTCACTCTACTGATTCTAGCCTAAATACACCAATTGACCTTAAAGTAGGGATACTAAATGGCATCCAGTCAATTGTTGTTATTTGTAATAATGGTTATGCTGAAATCTTTCACATAGGTAATGATATAACTAGTGTATATAAAGGCAAAATAGGTGAAGATATATCCCCAGAACAGTTTTTAGTTGATGATTATCTATATATTCTTACAAGATCTAATCCTAAACTACTTTATAAATATAAATTTAATAACTCCATGCACTTTTTAGCAAAGAACCCTATTAGTATTGACTCTGCATCTACCTTTGAGAAAATAAATCTTAAAGGTAAGGAATATTTTGTCTTATCAGATGTAAAAAGAGCAAACATGACCTTTAACGCTGGAAGAATTCAATTAAGTAAAATATTCACTAAAGATGGTAAGCTTAAGTATAACCTAGGCGCTAGAAGAGGTTCACTTTACACATACAAAGTAAATCAAGTTGAAAACGTTCTAGACATAAACGGTGATGGAAAGGATGAAATTATCATTAAATCCGTTAGAAAAGGAAACGTAACAGGTGATTCCTATACTCTTAATGTATATGAACCTAATGCATTTCTTACTGTTAATGAGGTTCTAACTAAGTTACTTAAAGTTTTTAATTATGTTATATAAAAACAAAATCCGTAGAAACACTTCTTCTCCAATAAAATTATGTTATGTAAGGGAAGTTTCTCTTCTGAGATGTGTTGTCCCTTACTAAATCAATAGAGTCAAAAATTAGAGCTTCTTATCTGTTCAAATATTCATAGATTTAGTAAGGCAGCATGTTTGAGCGAAGCGAGTTTGCGCCGCACTTAATCTATGGATGTTTGGATAGATTAGAAGCTCTATTGGAAGATCTCGTCGTTTTAGTCAGGGACAATACATCTCGAAGGACACCTTCCCACATAAAAATTTTTTCTACTTTATGTATAACTCTTCTAATTATGGCTATACTAATAATACAAAGGCAATATTAAGTACTCCCTTTTACTTCTTATTGTTTTTGTAAAAATCATTTTCCCAAAATGATAGTAAAAAATTAATAAATACCCCCCAAAATAATTCCTTCCGCCCCCCCGTGAAGGAATTATTTTTTTATGCGAAGAAAGCATAACATATGTAAACTGTAGCAACACTTCCTAAAATATGCGCTATAAGTGCAGCTGATAGTGAGTGTCTTATTTTCTTAATTCCAAGTGCCCCAAAGTATATTGATAATGTATAGAATATTGTTTCTGTAGACCCCATTAAAACAGAGGCTATTTTCCCTTCTATTGAGTCTACTCCATATGTATTCATTATATCTGTCATAACTCCAAGTGATGCACTCCCTGATAGTGGCTTTATAATTATCATCGGAACTACCCCCTCAGGTATTCCAATAAGTTTTGCTAATGGTGCGAAAAATGATAGTAACCACTCTAGGGCTCCAGATTGTCTAAATATATCTATTGCAAATAGCATTGTTAATAGAAATGGTGCTATCTTTACTACTGACTTGAATCCATCCTTTGCACCATCAACAAACTCTTCAAAAACCTTAACCCTTTTAAATACTGCGAAAAATAATATACAAAGAATCATAATTGGAACTATGTACTGTGACATTTTTATCCCTCCTACCTGTAAAATCTTCTAAGAAGTGATGATGCAAAAAGTCCTATAATAAGTGAAGCACCTGTTGCTAGAATTGTAGGTAATATTATGTCTGAAGGGTTTGCACTTCCAAGACTACCTCTTATAGAAATTACTGTTGTCGGTAGAAACTGAATGCAGGCAGAGTTAACAATTAAAAATGTTACCATGTAGTCAGATGCCCTCTCCTTATTTGGATTTATCTTTTGAAGGCTTTCCATTGCCTTTATTCCAAATGGTGTTGCTGCATTTGAAAGACCCATCATATTAGATGCTATATTCATAATTATGTTTCCTTGAGCCTCAGGGCTTTTTTGATATAGTCCCCTAAATAAGAATCTCATAGGTAGTGACAGTGCCTTTGATAATAGGTCAACTAATGATGAAGCTTGACATATTTTCATAATTCCACTCCATACAGCCATCATACCACCAAGAGTTACAAGTAATTTAATACTCTTTTCAGCTGAAGAACCTATAGTCTCTACCATCAAAGTGGCTTCCCCCTTAATAAGAAAGCTTATTATTCCAAGTACAATCATTACAAACCAAATAACATTTATCATTTACCATCCACCTTCCTATTTTAATTATGCATAGGCATATTTTAAATTCTGTATAATGATTTAATCCTACTTTCATTCTCTATGTATATGTTCCTATTTTGGAAACTTTACCACTATATTTAAAATATTTTACATAATTATCACTATAATGTATAAACTAAACAGGAAATGTTACGATTTATTAAATAAGAAGACAAAGCTATATTGCTTTTTTTATTAATGTTAGATTTGCGTGAATAATATTTTGAATTTTTTTTACTTTTATTTAATTTAAAACATTCTTATTTATGTTAGAATAAGTATATATATATTGTAAGACATCTTTTGAAGTGACTAAATTTAATTTGGAGGTGTCTGTGTTGATATTTAAACCAGATGAGGTTGCCACTCTTAAAAAGGGTAGTCACATTAATGTTGAAATAACTGAAGAGGACATTAGAATTTTAAAGAGAAACTTTTGTGGAGTTTATGAGCTTTTTAAACCTGACAGTAGTAGATGTGTAGAGTACTTTGATGACCTTATACTTTTCAAGAATAGGTATGGCTCTGTCCAAAGAAAGTTCGCTTTATATAGTCTCTATGCACAAAAGAAGGATATATATACTTTAACAGAAAACATGAGCCTAAAAGAGGTTCTTAGATGGTTCTCTCAATACGGTACAGTTGAAAATGTTAGTTCTGTTAAAATAGACAATATAAATATAGATAATTATTGTTGGACATCAGATATCGGAGATAATGTATGTTATTTTAGTGTAGCTACTACTCCCTTTGATTTTAAAATAAATATAAATAAAAAAATAAAGAAAGTTGTATAGGCGCTAAATCTAGTGCCTAT includes:
- a CDS encoding nucleoside recognition domain-containing protein, which codes for MINVIWFVMIVLGIISFLIKGEATLMVETIGSSAEKSIKLLVTLGGMMAVWSGIMKICQASSLVDLLSKALSLPMRFLFRGLYQKSPEAQGNIIMNIASNMMGLSNAATPFGIKAMESLQKINPNKERASDYMVTFLIVNSACIQFLPTTVISIRGSLGSANPSDIILPTILATGASLIIGLFASSLLRRFYR
- a CDS encoding methyl-accepting chemotaxis protein, with the translated sequence MKLVQFKSLKQQMLVSIIMLIVLICLGLSLISIIVSKQSIIKTANKTLPEVAKQAASTVESGIQEELKVLELLATNPILSDEKIAIEQKMQVLKEEVKRSNHIDMTLVDVNGNALNTSGNKFNIKEQEHFKKALGGVSNVSNPMISKNNGKLIVLYDVPIKKNGNVIGVINAVRSGDELSSYTKPIKLGVTGQTYMLSTEGTLIADNNSELVLSQNNNIKNLEKDPSLNDVVDIEKKMIAGETGVGRFVKNGIEEYVGYAPIKTAGWSIATVIESSELLGELNKLNISIGIVSIIFLALGTLLAYVISSSISKPINASVNELSLIADGDLTGTIPDKLLNRKDEIGKMVKAIDTMKHSILSMLDDIKISSININDQTEQLHIVSKELMASSENISIATSDVAKGNTEQAGDLIDITQIVEAFSSKLDEMTTLIKDVDKNTTNIKDMADSSSVDMDNVVNSVKNVNEAFKDLINKTQNVEINVVKINEITNLINSISEQTNLLALNAAIEAARAGESGRGFSVVADEIRKLAEQSKASSINISKIVMEISKDTDLMVKTTNTVNEEINTQEGSISTAIKSFELITDAVKEITPKMDAATSSVIELNVSKETILEKVEGASGIAQEVSASSEEIAASTGEMGQSAKNIADSLNNLTDSSQKLMDNVNRFKM
- a CDS encoding spore maturation protein; this translates as MSQYIVPIMILCILFFAVFKRVKVFEEFVDGAKDGFKSVVKIAPFLLTMLFAIDIFRQSGALEWLLSFFAPLAKLIGIPEGVVPMIIIKPLSGSASLGVMTDIMNTYGVDSIEGKIASVLMGSTETIFYTLSIYFGALGIKKIRHSLSAALIAHILGSVATVYICYAFFA
- a CDS encoding RDD family protein — encoded protein: MKLIFLSLRAGSYIIDIIFYTACVYILGGLSYYSIILSLLILFTYRIITSCLLGATLGMKVLGLSLSRHDFKTVLKRELYRIASRPFYIGYLFALGGDHSQCLHDKMAGVKIIYISRKKRHDKKPHDKSINDSRLPLKKPSSYMLILTVLLTVLSIGNFTTKFLMNHVGMIGFTKKYTSSEYYNNLDSDLNTIKSQEGLFKSTIGMKFTEVITIGSRDTLIKISPKDSTTEVYMMKPRGKDIIGEYLYTLPYKAEYIDTVSLNGKKLLTYLTKDKKLHIVDSYGNIIHSTDSSLNTPIDLKVGILNGIQSIVVICNNGYAEIFHIGNDITSVYKGKIGEDISPEQFLVDDYLYILTRSNPKLLYKYKFNNSMHFLAKNPISIDSASTFEKINLKGKEYFVLSDVKRANMTFNAGRIQLSKIFTKDGKLKYNLGARRGSLYTYKVNQVENVLDINGDGKDEIIIKSVRKGNVTGDSYTLNVYEPNAFLTVNEVLTKLLKVFNYVI